AACCAACCAATCACCTGGATATCCCCTCGCGCGAAATGCTTGCCGATGCACTAAATGCCTATAAAGGCACTCTTTGCTTTGTGACGCACGACCGAACCCTGATTGGGGAAATTTCTAATAAGATTATTGAAGTAAGCCACGGCAAAGTGCAGATATTTTCCGGCAGTTATCAACAATACCTGGAGCAAAAAGAAAAAGCCTGCAGCGCAGAAGACGATGTTATCCAACCGAATAAACCAAAGGCTAGTACTTCGAATGGAACAAACACCCGGCGGGAAATAAAGGCCAGAGAAGGGGAATTGCGCAACCAGCTTTACCGCGAGATAACCCCACTTAACAAAAGGATAGAAGAAATTGAAACTCTGGTTGAAACTATATCAAGCCGCGTTAATGATATAGAAAAGATGATGGCAGATCCCAGCCATTACGAAGATTCAAAAAACGTGGTGGATGTCAATATCGAATACCTTGAACTCAAGGATAAACTCTCTGCCCTCACCACTCAGTGGGATGCACTTATAGAAGCCGCTGAGGAAATAAAGGAAAAGTACCGCCTCGCTCGCGAAGGCTAACCTGGAAGGCTAGCCTCACGTCTTTATGTAAACCTTTTTTGCCTGTTATCAGGTTCTAAATCGACTTTTCGATATACTTAACAAACTCATCAACCGTTTTCAGCTCTTTCATGGCTTCCTGGTTTATATCTATCTCGATATCCAGAGCAGTCTCCAGAGCAATAAATATCTGTACACAGTGGAAAGAGTCCGCTTTTAAGTCCTTAAGCAGCGTTTCGGGTTTGATATCCTGCTCTGCAGTTCGAGTAACCCTGGCGACGCTTCTGCGGAATTCTTCATATACTGACATATTATCTCCGTTTACTCATTTATTTGTTGCCGTTTTGTATGGGCTTTAGCGAGTTCATTTCGAAGACTGCCAACAAGATCAGTTTCTATGGCTGTGATAACCTGCCTGAAGGTACCTGCGATCTGGTTAGCGCGGCTGCTGCCATGCGC
The sequence above is drawn from the Dehalococcoidales bacterium genome and encodes:
- a CDS encoding phosphopantetheine-binding protein; protein product: MSVYEEFRRSVARVTRTAEQDIKPETLLKDLKADSFHCVQIFIALETALDIEIDINQEAMKELKTVDEFVKYIEKSI